In Ornithodoros turicata isolate Travis unplaced genomic scaffold, ASM3712646v1 ctg00001343.1, whole genome shotgun sequence, the following proteins share a genomic window:
- the LOC135376859 gene encoding LOW QUALITY PROTEIN: cytochrome c oxidase subunit 2-like (The sequence of the model RefSeq protein was modified relative to this genomic sequence to represent the inferred CDS: substituted 5 bases at 5 genomic stop codons) has protein sequence MISXANLSFPNRNSPIIEQLIFFHDHSITIIVLITLITLYIIINVVLNSITSRFLIEGQEIETLXTIIPAVILIYIALPSLRLLYLIEESFYPSISIKVIGHQXYXSYEYPDFNIELDSFIIPNFDENLSTFRLLDVDNRIVLPYNTNIRILITSADVIHSXTIPTLGVKIDAVPGRLNQISTIARRPGIFYGQCSEICGANHSFIPISIEVTSLNNFLN, from the coding sequence ATGATATCATGAGCTAACCTATCATTTCCAAACAGAAACTCCCCAATTATAGAACAGTTAATTTTTTTTCATGACCATTCTATAACAATCATTGTTTTAATTACCTTAATTACACTTTATATAATTATAAATGTAGTTTTAAATTCTATAACAAGTCGGTTCCTTATAGAAGGTCAAGAGATTGAGACCCTTTGAACCATTATCCCTGCTGTGATTTTAATCTACATTGCTCTCCCATCTCTCCGACTACTTTACTTAATAGAAGAATCATTCTATCCATCAATCTCAATAAAAGTTATCGGGCATCAATGATATTGATCATATGAATACCCCGACTTCAACATTGAACTTGATTCATTTATAATCCCAAATTTTGATGAAAACCTATCCACATTCCGTTTATTAGACGTTGACAACCGAATTGTCCTGCCTTATAATACTAATATACGAATCCTAATTACATCTGCTGATGTTATTCATTCATGAACAATCCCAACACTTGGAGTCAAAATAGATGCAGTCCCAGGACGATTAAATCAAATTTCAACAATAGCTAGACGCCCAGGAATCTTTTATGGCCAATGTTCAGAAATTTGTGGAGCAAACCATAGTTTTATACCTATTTCTATAGAAGTTACATCACTAAATAATTTCCTCAATTGA
- the LOC135376857 gene encoding LOW QUALITY PROTEIN: ATP synthase subunit a-like (The sequence of the model RefSeq protein was modified relative to this genomic sequence to represent the inferred CDS: substituted 2 bases at 2 genomic stop codons), with protein sequence MIINLFSIFDPATSKTLTLNXTRLLLPLLFIPIIYWVIPSRIHFLWNKTSLLLFHELKNLFSKKNIKFIYIFIVLFXFILTCNFIGLFPYIFTPTSHINLSSFLALPIWLTFMLYGWINQTNHIFAHLVPLGTPIFLTVFIVCIETISNLIRPLTLSVRLTANIISGHLLLCLLRNIIENIPLINLIILPVIIILLLLEIAVAVIQRYVFITLTSLYLNELN encoded by the coding sequence ATGATAATAAATTTATTCTCTATTTTTGACCCAGCAACCTCAAAAACACTTACATTAAACTGAACAAGACTTTTACTCCCACTACTATTTATTCCAATAATTTATTGGGTTATCCCATCTCGTATTCATTTTTTATGGAATAAAACTTCATTATTactatttcatgaattaaaaaATCTCTTCtcgaaaaaaaatattaaattCATTTATATTTTCATTGTTCTTTTCTGATTTATCTTAACCTGCAACTTCATAGGACTTTTCCCATATATTTTCACCCCAACAAGCCATATTAATCTATCTTCATTCCTAGCTCTCCCAATATGGTTAACATTCATGTTATACGGGTGGATCAACCAAACAAATCATATATTTGCCCATCTGGTCCCTCTAGGAACTCCAATTTTTCTAACAGTATTCATAGTATGTATTGAAACAATTAGTAACTTAATTCGACCATTAACACTATCAGTACGTCTAACCGCAAACATAATTTCGGGGCATCTTCTCCTTTGTTTACTAAGAAACATTATAGAAAATATACCACTTATTAATTTAATAATTTTACCAGTTATAATTATCCTTCTTCTTTTAGAAATAGCTGTTGCTGTAATTCAAAGATATGTATTCATTACATTAACCTCACTCTACTTAAATGAATTAAACTAA